One Purpureocillium takamizusanense chromosome 1, complete sequence genomic window carries:
- a CDS encoding uncharacterized protein (EggNog:ENOG503P6I1~COG:S~SECRETED:SignalP(1-19~SECRETED:cutsite=ASA-FP~SECRETED:prob=0.8657)) — MKAFALTASAISLASVASAFPITGSTVNCRAGPDTSSAVKKTYSKGTDVKIVCQTEGPTIEGNSIWDKTSDGCYVADFYVKTGKNGYVTDKCPGTKPPGGGDGGDGGGSIPGPVKNDYPYNGRCSGIDPWKYFKCQCTSFVAWRINKRLGIKFHNYFKGPNWGDAKTWDEAARKTGYKVDNNPKPGSIAQHSRNKWGHVAWVTKVNGDQVTIEEFNHVRPDTYSVRTVHKSEFVYIHLKPGH; from the coding sequence ATGAAGGCCTTTGCTCtcaccgcctccgccatcaGCCTGGCCTCAGTCGCCAGCGCCTTCCCCATCACGGGCAGCACCGTCAactgccgcgccggccccgaCACCAGCTCGGCCGTCAAGAAGACGTACAGCAAGGGCACCGACGTCAAGATTGTGTGCCAGACCGAGGGCCCTACCATCGAGGGCAACTCCATCTGGGACAAGACTAGCGACGGCTGCTACGTCGCCGACTTTTAcgtcaagacgggcaagaacGGCTACGTCACGGACAAGTGCCCCGGCACTAAGCcacctggcggcggcgacggtggcgatggcggcggctcgatCCCCGGTCCCGTCAAGAACGACTACCCTTACAACGGCCGTTGCTCCGGCATCGACCCCTGGAAGTACTTCAAGTGCCAGTGCACCAGCTTCGTCGCCTGGCGCATCAACAAGCGCCTCGGCATCAAGTTCCACAACTACTTCAAGGGCCCCAACTGGGGCGACGCCAAGACCTGGGACGAGGCCGCTCGCAAGACGGGCTACAAGGTCGACAACAACCCCAAGCCCGGCAGCATCGCACAGCACAGCCGCAACAAGTGGGGGCACGTCGCTTGGGTCACCAAGGTGAACGGCGACCAGGTCACCATCGAGGAGTTCAATCACGTCCGCCCCGACACCTACAGCGTTCGCACCGTCCACAAGTCCGAGTTTGTCTATATTCACCTCAAGCCGGGCCATTAA
- a CDS encoding uncharacterized protein (COG:H~EggNog:ENOG503PWKA) yields the protein MSDKREETPQLDPPGPPPEQLRDHDGDSDLILRRWRTTDIEGLYAAASRSLAELAQWMPWAAKGYTRAGAEGFLAHTAGHAWDAGQVYDFAIIAEGRIIGSCGLSRGIGPGGLEIGYWIASDATGRGWATRAAAMLARAAVAMGADRVQIRHDEANERSAAVPRRLGFRCLGEVPPVDGLPIPGTRSPKDWVWQLDRADARVLDQRAEKAVK from the coding sequence ATGAGCGACAAGAGAGAAGAAACTCCGCAACTGGATCCTCCGGGTCCCCCGCCCGAGCAACTAAGAGACCATgacggcgacagcgaccTCATTCTGCGTCGCTGGCGCACCACGGACATCGAAGGACTATACGCCGCTGCGAGCCGCTCTCTCGCGGAGCTGGCGCAATGGATGCCCTGGGCCGCCAAGGGCTACACcagggccggcgccgagggttTCTTGGCTCACACCGCCGGCCACGCATGGGACGCGGGCCAGGTCTACGActtcgccatcatcgccgagggccgcatCATCGGCTCGTGCGGTCTCTCGAGGGGCATCGGCCCCGGCGGGCTCGAGATTGGCTACTGGATTGCCTCGGACGCGACGGGCCGCgggtgggcgacgagggcggccgcgatgctgGCCCGCGCGGCCGTTGCCATGGGCGCCGACCGCGTGCAGATtcgccacgacgaggccaacgagCGCAGCGCTGCTGTGCCGCGGAGGCTCGGCTTCCGGTGCCTGGGCGAGGTGCCTCCTGTCGATGGACTGCCGATACCAGGGACGCGATCTCCCAAAGACTGGGTGTGGCAGCTCGACAGGGCGGATGCTAGGGTGCTGGACCAGAGGGCTGAGAAGGCTGTGAAGTAG